One Bradysia coprophila strain Holo2 chromosome X unlocalized genomic scaffold, BU_Bcop_v1 contig_39, whole genome shotgun sequence genomic window carries:
- the LOC119069731 gene encoding putative uncharacterized protein DDB_G0271606 isoform X2 — protein sequence MFFKKDYHVSKLEEQVWKSEKSAIKAIKLRYEQFLEEDRQRMERNNNLLRMLERIDYQAATLAAKTERLKLLKAQHELYLMRNWNTQRAILPSFESPMPIIQPATENLPINFTQHLIPSQHHLLLQQQQQQQQQQQQQHHHNTSGTLLSSSALPAQQSICYPPFKIPPQKGDTNEKSDFLKYLSQINQFRHIYDKNGMSDSTYQSDLSVKGIEDPPPTEHPFNRISNVSQMPPYPNAYYQDQITAIDSRFYGTNKFIPPSHPIEHRNSEIYDYLQQHQYQPKQQQQKNDTINNRTEFTEAIKPKLTNDEIIKTTRHHATATTNVAPTTSSYKNSATTNDFLVNNSSNTQPDINNTAVSISNTSANASAINTNGVIKAIHQNKDENYVPPVRFQLNDNDAFNADDGENISGVAYSNAIGYVNRMSKIESPIRQTSNENARNNPMAIDAVEGMKEAENEHEKLTQQQTKNYEFNDVRPDIDKIEEVIYGEKINYLEIEEPIQQQQQQQHHSAEEFNKPKHIMPSSTVARNDENVDIAESRVVKGMQQLNIDASENDVRNSMEATSLNENMTPTRPDGDVHLPDCPADLRMTASNVYESPANARMQPNDDVNKFDPIYYGETETNFPSGQDINNPTYTEEANYENQSSNAIHYQQPQPQNIDHESMSKVYQSQEVNYGLPVADTEDVSHATSFQPMQQGYQQTTTPTPQQQQQQLPGNYDNTFNHENQYTHGTQPYAGTEPQQEYQDNEYSEYSNQPEQTVDYNQSEYYSTEQQLNENGNSSYPAVDNENGNYDKQQYQQVNNVSEEGIFQVPYYGGEGNVHDDANTNMVYGGEAADNQQYQDQTYDNQNQHYQQQNLEQYTPDGQSERYADGQEYQEQQQQEQQQQQPQQQHIENVDQNYDAMYQQFTQDPNYNQGEYEYPQESHPPTEQYSSNAYYSEQPGENYYSDVNQMPANTLNLSSNNVQNSYMKSDAVNEITQPPTLTNVPVKHANDSQYENKYAPDGGEESSSTTYSENVNIPQQIFNGAVENMLPVGGEGNIIGNAESRVNVPPNYLESETDESSAAQQVKEMVNDESDFDFSAN from the exons TGAAAAATCAGCAATTAAGGCAATCAAATTGCGATATGAACAATTTTTGGAAGAAGATCGTCAACGAATGGAACGGAATAACAATTTGTTACGAATGCTGGAACGAATCGACTATCAGGCAGCAACATTGGCAGCGAAGACTGAACGCTTGAAATTGCTAAAG GCACAACACGAATTATATTTGATGAGAAATTGGAATACACAGCGAGCGATATTGCCGTCATTTGAATCACCAATGCCGATAATACAGCCAGCGACAGAGAATTTGccaataaattttacacaacACCTAATACCCTCACAACATCATCTACTAttacagcagcagcagcaacaacaacaacaacagcagcagcagcaccACCATAACACATCAGGCACATTGTTATCATCTTCAGCATTACCAGCACAACAGTCTATTTGTTATCCACCCTTTAAAATACCACCGCAGAAGGGTGATACTAATGAGAAATCAGATTTTCTAAAGTACCTCTCACAAATAAACCAATTTCGTCACATCTATGACAAGAATGGTATGTCTGATAGTACTTATCAATCGGATTTGAGCGTAAAGGGTATAGAAG ATCCACCTCCAACCGAACATCCATTCAACCGAATCAGTAACGTATCTCAAATGCCTCCGTATCCAAATGCCTACTATCAAGATCAAATAACTGCTATTGACAGTCGGTTTTACGGTACCAATAAATTCATACCGCCATCCCATCCTATCGAGCATCGGAATTCCGAAATTTATGATTACCTCCAACAACATCAATATCAACcgaaacagcaacaacaaaaaaacgatacGATTAATAATCGAACCGAATTTACGGAGGCcataaaaccaaaattaacAAACGATGAAATCATAAAAACTACCCGACATCATGCCACCGCCACCACCAACGTTGCCCCTACCACTTCCAGTTACAAAAATTCGGCCACAACCAATGATTTTCTGGTAAATAATTCATCCAACACACAACCGGATATAAATAACACCGcagtttcaatttcaaacaCGTCCGCTAATGCTAGTGCAATAAATACGAATGGTGTTATTAAAGCCATTCATCAAAATAAGGACGAAAATTATGTTCCACCAGTGAGATTCCAACTGAACGACAATGATGCTTTCAATGCTGAtgatggtgaaaatatttccggTGTTGCATATTCGAATGCCATCGGTTATGTTAATCGAATGTCAAAGATAGAAAGTCCAATACGGCAAACATCCAATGAAAATGCCAGAAACAATCCAATGGCAATTGATGCCGTCGAAGGGATGAAAGAAGCAGAAAACGAACatgaaaaattgactcaaCAACAGACGAAAAATTATGAGTTCAATGACGTCAGACCAGATATCGATAAAATCGAAGAGGTTATTTATGgcgagaaaataaattatctgGAAATTGAAGAGCCAatacaacaacagcagcagcaacaacaccATTCAGCTGAAGAATTTAATAAACCTAAACACATCATGCCATCATCAACTGTGGCACGAAACGATGAGAATGTCGACATTGCTGAAAGTAGAGTCGTAAAAGGTATGCAACAACTGAACATTGATGCATCCGAAAATGATGTAAGGAATTCGATGGAAGCTACATCGCTTAATGAAAATATGACACCGACTCGACCGGATGGTGACGTCCATTTGCCAGATTGTCCGGCTGACCTTCGCATGACCGCTTCGAATGTATATGAATCTCCGGCTAATGCACGAATGCAGCCTAATGACGACGTTAATAAATTCGATCCCATTTACTACGGAGAGACCGAGACAAATTTCCCATCGGGTCAAGACATTAATAATCCAACGTACACCGAAGAAGCAAACTACGAAAACCAATCGAGTAATGCAATTCATTACCAGCAACCTCAACCGCAAAATATTGACCATGAAAGTATGTCGAAAGTTTATCAAAGTCAAGAAGTTAATTATGGACTGCCAGTAGCTGATACGGAAGACGTTAGTCACGCAACATCTTTTCAACCAATGCAGCAAGGATACCAGCAAACAACAACACCAACAccgcaacaacaacaacagcaattGCCAGGAAATTACGACAATACGTTTAACCATGAAAATCAATACACTCATGGAACGCAGCCGTATGCTGGCACCGAACCACAACAAGAGTATCAGGATAATGAGTATAGCGAATACAGTAATCAACCCGAACAAACAGTGGACTACAATCAATCAGAATATTACTCAACGGAACAACAGTTAAACGAGAATGGGAATTCATCATATCCTGCGGTTGATAATGAGAACGGTAATTATGATAAGCAACAGTACCAACAAGTTAACAATGTTTCTGAAGAGGGCATCTTTCAAGTGCCGTATTACGGAGGAGAGGGCAATGTTCACGATGATGCGAATACAAATATGGTTTACGGTGGTGAAGCGGCGGATAATCAACAGTATCAG GATCAAACCTATGACAACCAAAACCAACATTATCAACAACAGAATTTGGAGCAGTATACACCCGATGGGCAATCGGAGAGATATGCCGATGGTCAGGAATATCAAGAACAGCAGCAGCAggagcaacaacaacaacaaccacaacaGCAACATATAGAAAATGTTGATCAAAATTACGATGCTATGTACCAACAATTTACACAAGACCCGAATTACAACCAAGGCGAATATGAATATCCGCAAGAATCTCATCCACCCACCGAACAATATTCAAGTAATGCGTATTACAGTGAACAGCCGGGCGAAAACTACTATTCCGATGTTAACCAGATGCCAGCAAATACCTTAAACCTATCTTCCAATAACGTTCAAAATTCGTACATGAAATCGGATGCGGTTAATGAAATCACCCAACCGCCGACATTAACAAATGTTCCCGTTAAACATGCCAACGACTCAcaatacgaaaataaatatgcACCAGATGGGGGCGAAGAAAGTTCTTCAACCACTTATTCGGAGAATGTAAATATACCGCAGCAGATTTTCAACGGCGCTGTGGAAAATATGCTTCCTGTGGGCGGTGAAGGAAATATTATTGGCAATGCGGAAAGTCGAGTGAATGTGCCACCAAATTATTTAGAAAGTGAAACGGATGAAAGTTCGGCGGCTCAACAAGTTAAAGAAATGGTAAACGATGAaagtgattttgatttttcggcaaattaa
- the LOC119069731 gene encoding protein kinase 4 isoform X1, whose translation MFFKKDYHVSKLEEQVWKSEMERQELEHKFELLMRERHKCEKSAIKAIKLRYEQFLEEDRQRMERNNNLLRMLERIDYQAATLAAKTERLKLLKAQHELYLMRNWNTQRAILPSFESPMPIIQPATENLPINFTQHLIPSQHHLLLQQQQQQQQQQQQQHHHNTSGTLLSSSALPAQQSICYPPFKIPPQKGDTNEKSDFLKYLSQINQFRHIYDKNGMSDSTYQSDLSVKGIEDPPPTEHPFNRISNVSQMPPYPNAYYQDQITAIDSRFYGTNKFIPPSHPIEHRNSEIYDYLQQHQYQPKQQQQKNDTINNRTEFTEAIKPKLTNDEIIKTTRHHATATTNVAPTTSSYKNSATTNDFLVNNSSNTQPDINNTAVSISNTSANASAINTNGVIKAIHQNKDENYVPPVRFQLNDNDAFNADDGENISGVAYSNAIGYVNRMSKIESPIRQTSNENARNNPMAIDAVEGMKEAENEHEKLTQQQTKNYEFNDVRPDIDKIEEVIYGEKINYLEIEEPIQQQQQQQHHSAEEFNKPKHIMPSSTVARNDENVDIAESRVVKGMQQLNIDASENDVRNSMEATSLNENMTPTRPDGDVHLPDCPADLRMTASNVYESPANARMQPNDDVNKFDPIYYGETETNFPSGQDINNPTYTEEANYENQSSNAIHYQQPQPQNIDHESMSKVYQSQEVNYGLPVADTEDVSHATSFQPMQQGYQQTTTPTPQQQQQQLPGNYDNTFNHENQYTHGTQPYAGTEPQQEYQDNEYSEYSNQPEQTVDYNQSEYYSTEQQLNENGNSSYPAVDNENGNYDKQQYQQVNNVSEEGIFQVPYYGGEGNVHDDANTNMVYGGEAADNQQYQDQTYDNQNQHYQQQNLEQYTPDGQSERYADGQEYQEQQQQEQQQQQPQQQHIENVDQNYDAMYQQFTQDPNYNQGEYEYPQESHPPTEQYSSNAYYSEQPGENYYSDVNQMPANTLNLSSNNVQNSYMKSDAVNEITQPPTLTNVPVKHANDSQYENKYAPDGGEESSSTTYSENVNIPQQIFNGAVENMLPVGGEGNIIGNAESRVNVPPNYLESETDESSAAQQVKEMVNDESDFDFSAN comes from the exons TGAAAAATCAGCAATTAAGGCAATCAAATTGCGATATGAACAATTTTTGGAAGAAGATCGTCAACGAATGGAACGGAATAACAATTTGTTACGAATGCTGGAACGAATCGACTATCAGGCAGCAACATTGGCAGCGAAGACTGAACGCTTGAAATTGCTAAAG GCACAACACGAATTATATTTGATGAGAAATTGGAATACACAGCGAGCGATATTGCCGTCATTTGAATCACCAATGCCGATAATACAGCCAGCGACAGAGAATTTGccaataaattttacacaacACCTAATACCCTCACAACATCATCTACTAttacagcagcagcagcaacaacaacaacaacagcagcagcagcaccACCATAACACATCAGGCACATTGTTATCATCTTCAGCATTACCAGCACAACAGTCTATTTGTTATCCACCCTTTAAAATACCACCGCAGAAGGGTGATACTAATGAGAAATCAGATTTTCTAAAGTACCTCTCACAAATAAACCAATTTCGTCACATCTATGACAAGAATGGTATGTCTGATAGTACTTATCAATCGGATTTGAGCGTAAAGGGTATAGAAG ATCCACCTCCAACCGAACATCCATTCAACCGAATCAGTAACGTATCTCAAATGCCTCCGTATCCAAATGCCTACTATCAAGATCAAATAACTGCTATTGACAGTCGGTTTTACGGTACCAATAAATTCATACCGCCATCCCATCCTATCGAGCATCGGAATTCCGAAATTTATGATTACCTCCAACAACATCAATATCAACcgaaacagcaacaacaaaaaaacgatacGATTAATAATCGAACCGAATTTACGGAGGCcataaaaccaaaattaacAAACGATGAAATCATAAAAACTACCCGACATCATGCCACCGCCACCACCAACGTTGCCCCTACCACTTCCAGTTACAAAAATTCGGCCACAACCAATGATTTTCTGGTAAATAATTCATCCAACACACAACCGGATATAAATAACACCGcagtttcaatttcaaacaCGTCCGCTAATGCTAGTGCAATAAATACGAATGGTGTTATTAAAGCCATTCATCAAAATAAGGACGAAAATTATGTTCCACCAGTGAGATTCCAACTGAACGACAATGATGCTTTCAATGCTGAtgatggtgaaaatatttccggTGTTGCATATTCGAATGCCATCGGTTATGTTAATCGAATGTCAAAGATAGAAAGTCCAATACGGCAAACATCCAATGAAAATGCCAGAAACAATCCAATGGCAATTGATGCCGTCGAAGGGATGAAAGAAGCAGAAAACGAACatgaaaaattgactcaaCAACAGACGAAAAATTATGAGTTCAATGACGTCAGACCAGATATCGATAAAATCGAAGAGGTTATTTATGgcgagaaaataaattatctgGAAATTGAAGAGCCAatacaacaacagcagcagcaacaacaccATTCAGCTGAAGAATTTAATAAACCTAAACACATCATGCCATCATCAACTGTGGCACGAAACGATGAGAATGTCGACATTGCTGAAAGTAGAGTCGTAAAAGGTATGCAACAACTGAACATTGATGCATCCGAAAATGATGTAAGGAATTCGATGGAAGCTACATCGCTTAATGAAAATATGACACCGACTCGACCGGATGGTGACGTCCATTTGCCAGATTGTCCGGCTGACCTTCGCATGACCGCTTCGAATGTATATGAATCTCCGGCTAATGCACGAATGCAGCCTAATGACGACGTTAATAAATTCGATCCCATTTACTACGGAGAGACCGAGACAAATTTCCCATCGGGTCAAGACATTAATAATCCAACGTACACCGAAGAAGCAAACTACGAAAACCAATCGAGTAATGCAATTCATTACCAGCAACCTCAACCGCAAAATATTGACCATGAAAGTATGTCGAAAGTTTATCAAAGTCAAGAAGTTAATTATGGACTGCCAGTAGCTGATACGGAAGACGTTAGTCACGCAACATCTTTTCAACCAATGCAGCAAGGATACCAGCAAACAACAACACCAACAccgcaacaacaacaacagcaattGCCAGGAAATTACGACAATACGTTTAACCATGAAAATCAATACACTCATGGAACGCAGCCGTATGCTGGCACCGAACCACAACAAGAGTATCAGGATAATGAGTATAGCGAATACAGTAATCAACCCGAACAAACAGTGGACTACAATCAATCAGAATATTACTCAACGGAACAACAGTTAAACGAGAATGGGAATTCATCATATCCTGCGGTTGATAATGAGAACGGTAATTATGATAAGCAACAGTACCAACAAGTTAACAATGTTTCTGAAGAGGGCATCTTTCAAGTGCCGTATTACGGAGGAGAGGGCAATGTTCACGATGATGCGAATACAAATATGGTTTACGGTGGTGAAGCGGCGGATAATCAACAGTATCAG GATCAAACCTATGACAACCAAAACCAACATTATCAACAACAGAATTTGGAGCAGTATACACCCGATGGGCAATCGGAGAGATATGCCGATGGTCAGGAATATCAAGAACAGCAGCAGCAggagcaacaacaacaacaaccacaacaGCAACATATAGAAAATGTTGATCAAAATTACGATGCTATGTACCAACAATTTACACAAGACCCGAATTACAACCAAGGCGAATATGAATATCCGCAAGAATCTCATCCACCCACCGAACAATATTCAAGTAATGCGTATTACAGTGAACAGCCGGGCGAAAACTACTATTCCGATGTTAACCAGATGCCAGCAAATACCTTAAACCTATCTTCCAATAACGTTCAAAATTCGTACATGAAATCGGATGCGGTTAATGAAATCACCCAACCGCCGACATTAACAAATGTTCCCGTTAAACATGCCAACGACTCAcaatacgaaaataaatatgcACCAGATGGGGGCGAAGAAAGTTCTTCAACCACTTATTCGGAGAATGTAAATATACCGCAGCAGATTTTCAACGGCGCTGTGGAAAATATGCTTCCTGTGGGCGGTGAAGGAAATATTATTGGCAATGCGGAAAGTCGAGTGAATGTGCCACCAAATTATTTAGAAAGTGAAACGGATGAAAGTTCGGCGGCTCAACAAGTTAAAGAAATGGTAAACGATGAaagtgattttgatttttcggcaaattaa
- the LOC119069731 gene encoding GATA zinc finger domain-containing protein 10 isoform X3, whose amino-acid sequence MFFKKDYHVSKLEEQVWKSEMERQELEHKFELLMRERHKCEKSAIKAIKLRYEQFLEEDRQRMERNNNLLRMLERIDYQAATLAAKTERLKLLKAQHELYLMRNWNTQRAILPSFESPMPIIQPATENLPINFTQHLIPSQHHLLLQQQQQQQQQQQQQHHHNTSGTLLSSSALPAQQSICYPPFKIPPQKGDTNEKSDFLKYLSQINQFRHIYDKNGMSDSTYQSDLSVKGIEDPPPTEHPFNRISNVSQMPPYPNAYYQDQITAIDSRFYGTNKFIPPSHPIEHRNSEIYDYLQQHQYQPKQQQQKNDTINNRTEFTEAIKPKLTNDEIIKTTRHHATATTNVAPTTSSYKNSATTNDFLVNNSSNTQPDINNTAVSISNTSANASAINTNGVIKAIHQNKDENYVPPVRFQLNDNDAFNADDGENISGVAYSNAIGYVNRMSKIESPIRQTSNENARNNPMAIDAVEGMKEAENEHEKLTQQQTKNYEFNDVRPDIDKIEEVIYGEKINYLEIEEPIQQQQQQQHHSAEEFNKPKHIMPSSTVARNDENVDIAESRVVKGMQQLNIDASENDVRNSMEATSLNENMTPTRPDGDVHLPDCPADLRMTASNVYESPANARMQPNDDVNKFDPIYYGETETNFPSGQDINNPTYTEEANYENQSSNAIHYQQPQPQNIDHESMSKVYQSQEVNYGLPVADTEDVSHATSFQPMQQGYQQTTTPTPQQQQQQLPGNYDNTFNHENQYTHGTQPYAGTEPQQEYQDNEYSEYSNQPEQTVDYNQSEYYSTEQQLNENGNSSYPAVDNENVPYYGGEGNVHDDANTNMVYGGEAADNQQYQDQTYDNQNQHYQQQNLEQYTPDGQSERYADGQEYQEQQQQEQQQQQPQQQHIENVDQNYDAMYQQFTQDPNYNQGEYEYPQESHPPTEQYSSNAYYSEQPGENYYSDVNQMPANTLNLSSNNVQNSYMKSDAVNEITQPPTLTNVPVKHANDSQYENKYAPDGGEESSSTTYSENVNIPQQIFNGAVENMLPVGGEGNIIGNAESRVNVPPNYLESETDESSAAQQVKEMVNDESDFDFSAN is encoded by the exons TGAAAAATCAGCAATTAAGGCAATCAAATTGCGATATGAACAATTTTTGGAAGAAGATCGTCAACGAATGGAACGGAATAACAATTTGTTACGAATGCTGGAACGAATCGACTATCAGGCAGCAACATTGGCAGCGAAGACTGAACGCTTGAAATTGCTAAAG GCACAACACGAATTATATTTGATGAGAAATTGGAATACACAGCGAGCGATATTGCCGTCATTTGAATCACCAATGCCGATAATACAGCCAGCGACAGAGAATTTGccaataaattttacacaacACCTAATACCCTCACAACATCATCTACTAttacagcagcagcagcaacaacaacaacaacagcagcagcagcaccACCATAACACATCAGGCACATTGTTATCATCTTCAGCATTACCAGCACAACAGTCTATTTGTTATCCACCCTTTAAAATACCACCGCAGAAGGGTGATACTAATGAGAAATCAGATTTTCTAAAGTACCTCTCACAAATAAACCAATTTCGTCACATCTATGACAAGAATGGTATGTCTGATAGTACTTATCAATCGGATTTGAGCGTAAAGGGTATAGAAG ATCCACCTCCAACCGAACATCCATTCAACCGAATCAGTAACGTATCTCAAATGCCTCCGTATCCAAATGCCTACTATCAAGATCAAATAACTGCTATTGACAGTCGGTTTTACGGTACCAATAAATTCATACCGCCATCCCATCCTATCGAGCATCGGAATTCCGAAATTTATGATTACCTCCAACAACATCAATATCAACcgaaacagcaacaacaaaaaaacgatacGATTAATAATCGAACCGAATTTACGGAGGCcataaaaccaaaattaacAAACGATGAAATCATAAAAACTACCCGACATCATGCCACCGCCACCACCAACGTTGCCCCTACCACTTCCAGTTACAAAAATTCGGCCACAACCAATGATTTTCTGGTAAATAATTCATCCAACACACAACCGGATATAAATAACACCGcagtttcaatttcaaacaCGTCCGCTAATGCTAGTGCAATAAATACGAATGGTGTTATTAAAGCCATTCATCAAAATAAGGACGAAAATTATGTTCCACCAGTGAGATTCCAACTGAACGACAATGATGCTTTCAATGCTGAtgatggtgaaaatatttccggTGTTGCATATTCGAATGCCATCGGTTATGTTAATCGAATGTCAAAGATAGAAAGTCCAATACGGCAAACATCCAATGAAAATGCCAGAAACAATCCAATGGCAATTGATGCCGTCGAAGGGATGAAAGAAGCAGAAAACGAACatgaaaaattgactcaaCAACAGACGAAAAATTATGAGTTCAATGACGTCAGACCAGATATCGATAAAATCGAAGAGGTTATTTATGgcgagaaaataaattatctgGAAATTGAAGAGCCAatacaacaacagcagcagcaacaacaccATTCAGCTGAAGAATTTAATAAACCTAAACACATCATGCCATCATCAACTGTGGCACGAAACGATGAGAATGTCGACATTGCTGAAAGTAGAGTCGTAAAAGGTATGCAACAACTGAACATTGATGCATCCGAAAATGATGTAAGGAATTCGATGGAAGCTACATCGCTTAATGAAAATATGACACCGACTCGACCGGATGGTGACGTCCATTTGCCAGATTGTCCGGCTGACCTTCGCATGACCGCTTCGAATGTATATGAATCTCCGGCTAATGCACGAATGCAGCCTAATGACGACGTTAATAAATTCGATCCCATTTACTACGGAGAGACCGAGACAAATTTCCCATCGGGTCAAGACATTAATAATCCAACGTACACCGAAGAAGCAAACTACGAAAACCAATCGAGTAATGCAATTCATTACCAGCAACCTCAACCGCAAAATATTGACCATGAAAGTATGTCGAAAGTTTATCAAAGTCAAGAAGTTAATTATGGACTGCCAGTAGCTGATACGGAAGACGTTAGTCACGCAACATCTTTTCAACCAATGCAGCAAGGATACCAGCAAACAACAACACCAACAccgcaacaacaacaacagcaattGCCAGGAAATTACGACAATACGTTTAACCATGAAAATCAATACACTCATGGAACGCAGCCGTATGCTGGCACCGAACCACAACAAGAGTATCAGGATAATGAGTATAGCGAATACAGTAATCAACCCGAACAAACAGTGGACTACAATCAATCAGAATATTACTCAACGGAACAACAGTTAAACGAGAATGGGAATTCATCATATCCTGCGGTTGATAATGAGAACG TGCCGTATTACGGAGGAGAGGGCAATGTTCACGATGATGCGAATACAAATATGGTTTACGGTGGTGAAGCGGCGGATAATCAACAGTATCAG GATCAAACCTATGACAACCAAAACCAACATTATCAACAACAGAATTTGGAGCAGTATACACCCGATGGGCAATCGGAGAGATATGCCGATGGTCAGGAATATCAAGAACAGCAGCAGCAggagcaacaacaacaacaaccacaacaGCAACATATAGAAAATGTTGATCAAAATTACGATGCTATGTACCAACAATTTACACAAGACCCGAATTACAACCAAGGCGAATATGAATATCCGCAAGAATCTCATCCACCCACCGAACAATATTCAAGTAATGCGTATTACAGTGAACAGCCGGGCGAAAACTACTATTCCGATGTTAACCAGATGCCAGCAAATACCTTAAACCTATCTTCCAATAACGTTCAAAATTCGTACATGAAATCGGATGCGGTTAATGAAATCACCCAACCGCCGACATTAACAAATGTTCCCGTTAAACATGCCAACGACTCAcaatacgaaaataaatatgcACCAGATGGGGGCGAAGAAAGTTCTTCAACCACTTATTCGGAGAATGTAAATATACCGCAGCAGATTTTCAACGGCGCTGTGGAAAATATGCTTCCTGTGGGCGGTGAAGGAAATATTATTGGCAATGCGGAAAGTCGAGTGAATGTGCCACCAAATTATTTAGAAAGTGAAACGGATGAAAGTTCGGCGGCTCAACAAGTTAAAGAAATGGTAAACGATGAaagtgattttgatttttcggcaaattaa